The following are encoded together in the Fusobacterium sp. DD2 genome:
- the rpsJ gene encoding 30S ribosomal protein S10 — translation MASNNKLRIYLKAYDHTLLDQSAKKIAEVAKKSGAEIAGPMPLPTKIRKYTVLRSVHVNKDSREQFEMRVHRRMVEINNSTQKTIASLTAVNLPAGVGIEIKQI, via the coding sequence ATGGCTTCTAATAACAAATTAAGAATCTACTTAAAGGCTTATGATCACACTTTATTAGATCAATCAGCTAAAAAAATAGCGGAAGTTGCTAAAAAGTCTGGTGCGGAAATCGCAGGACCTATGCCATTACCTACTAAAATTAGAAAGTACACTGTTTTAAGATCAGTGCATGTAAACAAGGATTCAAGAGAACAATTTGAAATGAGAGTACACAGAAGAATGGTAGAAATTAACAATTCTACGCAAAAGACAATAGCTTCGTTAACAGCGGTTAACTTACCAGCTGGTGTTGGGATAGAAATCAAACAAATCTAA